The Candidatus Methylomirabilis sp. region CACCCGGGACTCGATGTCGATGCGGGCCGCGTCTTCGCGGGGGGCGAAGCTCACCTCGGCGGAGGTAATGAGGAGCGGATGACACAGGGGAATCAGTTGGTCCACCCGCTTGGCGGCCAGGATCCCGGCCACCCGGGCGGTCGCCAGGACGTCGCCCTTCGGGAGCGCCTCGTCCAGGATCAGGCGGATGGTTTCCTTCTGGCAGGCGATGTGCCCGCGGGCCACGGCCTCGCGGGCGGTCTCGGGCTTGGCGGTCACGTCCACCATCTTGGCCCGCCCCTGCGGATCAAGATGAGAGAACCTTCTCATTCTGCCCCATATACTGGCGCATGATGGCGTACATCTGGTCCTTCACCACCAGCTTCATCTTCTGCAGCTCTTTGCGCTTCCGCTCCTGCTCGCTCGTGAGGTAGTAGATCCGGTCGAACTCCCCGATCTTCTGGTCGAACTCCCGGTGCTTCTCTACGAGGCGGCGGAATTCGGCGTGCCCCTCCTTCAGCCGCGCAAAGAGCTGCGCCTCCGTTTCATTCATCTTTGACCTCCTTGGGGGGAGCGGGCAGAAACAGCAACGCCCCGGAGGTCCCGGGGCGTGCACGCTGGCAGGGGATGGACGACGGGGCCGGCGTGGAGCGGAAGAGCAGGACTCCTAATGTGAGCAACCGGCGCATACCCACCGTCGGTAGGGGATAACCTACCGGCTGTAGCCTAATCCAGGGCCGGGGACAAGTCAAGGCAAAAAGGGGTGGTGCTCTACTTCGCCCAGATCATAATACCCGCC contains the following coding sequences:
- the moaC gene encoding cyclic pyranopterin monophosphate synthase MoaC, which codes for MRRFSHLDPQGRAKMVDVTAKPETAREAVARGHIACQKETIRLILDEALPKGDVLATARVAGILAAKRVDQLIPLCHPLLITSAEVSFAPREDAARIDIESRVKTTGKTGAEMEALTAVSVAALTIYDMCKAVDSGMVIGAVRLVAKRGGKSGEYLRPGEE
- a CDS encoding DUF465 domain-containing protein, with product MNETEAQLFARLKEGHAEFRRLVEKHREFDQKIGEFDRIYYLTSEQERKRKELQKMKLVVKDQMYAIMRQYMGQNEKVLSS